Proteins from a single region of Nodularia sp. LEGE 06071:
- a CDS encoding DUF2243 domain-containing protein, with protein sequence MEVKSENGDRPLPLMIAGIFLGLGLGGFVDGIVLHQILQWHHMLSNVRPLKTVSNIDLNMVWDGLFHAFDWVMTVVGVALLWRAGGRADVPWSTHIFVGSLLMGAGLFNFVEGLINHQILGIHHVKPGPNQLAWDVGFLLSGLLMVVVGGIILQNSKNGQLWPKR encoded by the coding sequence ATGGAGGTGAAGAGTGAAAATGGCGATCGCCCTCTGCCGTTGATGATCGCCGGGATCTTTCTGGGACTGGGTTTAGGAGGCTTCGTTGATGGTATTGTGTTGCATCAGATTCTGCAATGGCATCATATGTTAAGCAATGTTCGTCCCCTAAAAACTGTCTCAAATATAGATTTGAACATGGTCTGGGACGGGTTATTTCATGCCTTTGACTGGGTAATGACCGTGGTAGGAGTGGCGTTACTGTGGCGCGCTGGAGGTCGTGCAGATGTTCCTTGGTCAACACATATCTTTGTGGGGTCTTTGTTGATGGGTGCAGGTTTATTCAATTTCGTGGAAGGATTGATTAACCACCAAATTTTGGGTATTCACCACGTCAAACCAGGGCCAAATCAGTTAGCTTGGGATGTGGGATTTTTACTGTCCGGCTTGCTCATGGTTGTGGTCGGTGGCATAATCCTACAAAATAGCAAAAATGGGCAATTGTGGCCAAAAAGATAG
- a CDS encoding NADAR family protein, which translates to MTIYFYKVWQPYGCFSNFSPHSIQIQGTYWSTVEHYYQAQKFVGSVDAVIIPFIHAAETPEAAAALGRCCTRQLRPDWEIVKTKVMREAVLKKFLTHLDIQKILLTTGNETLVENSPNDYFWGCGAEKTGQNHLGKILMGVRAEIRQSRLFTVISGESKLD; encoded by the coding sequence ATGACCATATACTTTTACAAGGTGTGGCAGCCTTATGGCTGTTTTTCTAACTTTTCTCCCCACAGCATCCAAATTCAGGGTACTTATTGGTCAACTGTGGAGCATTATTATCAAGCGCAAAAGTTTGTCGGCAGTGTGGATGCAGTAATTATACCCTTTATCCATGCTGCCGAAACCCCAGAAGCAGCTGCGGCTTTGGGACGTTGCTGCACTCGCCAACTCCGTCCAGACTGGGAGATTGTCAAAACTAAAGTTATGCGAGAAGCTGTACTCAAAAAGTTTCTCACTCATCTGGATATTCAAAAAATTCTGCTCACCACTGGTAATGAGACGCTGGTAGAAAATTCGCCAAACGATTATTTCTGGGGCTGTGGTGCCGAAAAAACTGGTCAAAACCATCTTGGCAAAATCCTCATGGGTGTGCGTGCAGAAATCCGCCAATCGCGACTTTTTACCGTAATTTCTGGGGAAAGTAAGTTAGATTAA
- a CDS encoding GAF domain-containing protein, translated as MGFTDDPSDLHPTFNQENLLHRITNQIRRSLELQEILAATVDEVRSYLATDRVMVYRFEADGSGEVIAESIHEQRLPKLLGLHFPADDIPPDAREMFVAARQRSIVDVASGKIGLSPLKSRETGKYLQTENIHYREIDPCHIQYLTAMGVQSSLVVPILHQEPGEQGKSPKRQLWGLLVSHHSQPRTILRRELRIVQKVADQVMIAIAQSNLLTEARTQQKREATINRVTTLLHKLPTIQLQEALEEVITAFSGVGGRIYIDHSGETYTSGQQPQLGDELENTTIQQHQLWENWRDEFQPGDIWAVTDIYKEPRLRVLATAFSSTQIRGLLVIPLHDRQNFMGVISIFRPGFDNEILWAGQHDPHQHQRLPRHSFKIWREERKGLAPEWKPEEISLGKALSHHFSMAIYQQQMYQQVQALNTNLESRVQEKTAALKKSLQLTKAIKQVTEQIRSTLDLNSTLQAIVQEVRPLLNSDRVLIYQLMGEFGGKVIVEDINGEWPSVLGMNAPLGCFPDETARLYFRGRIRAIDNVSTDTLSDCHREFLQNLQVQANLIVPINISLQLWGLLIVHQCHGPRNWQDTEIDLLQQLAHQAAIAIQQAQLYEQSCTAEIQAKAKAAQLENALSELRETQTKLIQTEKMSSLGQLVAGVAHEINNPVNFIYGNLSHASNYVQQLLELLKLYNLHYPQPDDQIQSLIEVIDLDFLVDDLPKTISSMQIGTDRIRSIVLSLRNFSRLDEAENKPVDLHEGIENTLLILQHRLKANANLRSIEIIKDYGSLPRIECFAGQMNQVFMNILSNAIDALEETRIMIKGGNPLPKPTIWISTQITTDQSRLLIRFADNGLGMTEKVKKRIFDPFFTTKSVGKGTGLGLAISYQIVVEKHGGSMECISEIGKGTEFWVEIPIKRFSYINS; from the coding sequence ATGGGATTTACCGATGACCCCAGTGATTTGCATCCAACCTTTAACCAGGAAAATTTATTGCATCGGATCACAAATCAGATTAGGCGATCGCTTGAGCTTCAAGAAATATTAGCAGCGACTGTTGACGAAGTTCGTTCATATTTGGCTACAGATCGAGTTATGGTGTATCGATTTGAAGCTGATGGTAGTGGTGAAGTGATTGCCGAATCTATTCATGAACAGCGTCTACCAAAGCTATTAGGACTACACTTCCCAGCCGATGATATTCCGCCGGACGCGAGAGAGATGTTTGTAGCAGCGCGGCAACGTTCCATAGTGGATGTAGCTAGTGGGAAAATAGGACTATCACCGCTCAAGTCACGAGAAACTGGCAAATATCTTCAAACCGAGAACATCCACTATCGGGAGATCGACCCATGCCATATTCAATACTTAACAGCAATGGGCGTACAGTCTTCACTGGTTGTCCCAATTCTACATCAAGAACCTGGAGAGCAAGGGAAATCACCAAAGCGGCAACTGTGGGGATTGTTGGTGTCGCATCACAGCCAACCACGCACGATTTTGAGGCGGGAACTCAGAATAGTCCAAAAAGTTGCCGATCAGGTGATGATCGCGATCGCTCAAAGTAACTTACTCACCGAAGCCCGTACCCAGCAAAAGCGAGAAGCCACGATCAACAGAGTCACCACACTGCTGCATAAACTACCCACAATCCAACTACAAGAAGCATTAGAAGAAGTAATCACCGCATTTAGTGGCGTAGGTGGGAGAATTTACATTGATCACAGTGGCGAAACATACACATCAGGCCAACAGCCCCAACTAGGCGATGAATTAGAAAACACTACCATTCAACAACATCAACTGTGGGAAAACTGGAGAGATGAATTTCAGCCAGGTGATATTTGGGCAGTTACTGACATCTACAAAGAACCACGTTTGCGAGTTTTAGCAACTGCCTTCTCATCCACTCAAATTCGCGGACTCCTGGTGATTCCCCTACACGATCGCCAAAATTTTATGGGTGTAATTAGTATTTTTCGCCCTGGATTTGACAACGAAATCCTCTGGGCGGGACAGCATGACCCCCATCAGCACCAACGACTACCTCGACATTCCTTTAAAATTTGGCGAGAAGAAAGAAAGGGGCTAGCACCGGAATGGAAACCCGAAGAAATTTCCTTGGGGAAAGCTTTGTCCCATCACTTCTCAATGGCAATTTACCAGCAGCAAATGTACCAACAGGTGCAGGCGCTAAATACCAACTTAGAATCTCGCGTCCAAGAAAAAACTGCGGCACTCAAAAAATCATTACAGCTGACTAAGGCAATCAAGCAAGTCACAGAGCAAATTCGCAGTACCTTAGACTTAAACAGTACCTTGCAAGCCATTGTTCAGGAAGTCCGTCCCCTGCTAAATTCAGACAGAGTGCTGATTTACCAGCTAATGGGTGAATTTGGTGGCAAAGTAATCGTAGAAGATATTAATGGCGAATGGCCGTCGGTGTTAGGAATGAACGCACCACTAGGATGTTTTCCTGATGAGACAGCGCGTTTATACTTTCGGGGCAGAATTAGAGCAATTGACAATGTTTCCACAGATACTTTAAGCGATTGTCATCGAGAGTTTTTGCAAAATCTGCAAGTACAAGCTAACTTAATTGTGCCGATTAATATTAGTCTGCAACTCTGGGGATTACTAATTGTGCATCAATGTCATGGGCCCAGAAACTGGCAGGATACAGAAATTGATTTACTGCAACAGCTAGCACATCAGGCAGCGATCGCCATTCAACAAGCCCAACTCTACGAACAAAGCTGTACTGCCGAAATCCAAGCAAAAGCTAAAGCTGCACAATTAGAAAACGCTTTGTCGGAACTGCGAGAAACCCAGACTAAATTGATTCAAACTGAAAAAATGTCCAGTTTAGGGCAGTTAGTAGCAGGTGTAGCCCACGAAATCAACAACCCAGTTAACTTTATCTACGGCAACCTGTCCCACGCCAGTAACTATGTCCAACAACTACTAGAACTATTAAAGCTCTATAATTTGCACTATCCTCAACCCGATGATCAAATTCAATCATTAATCGAAGTAATTGATTTGGATTTTTTGGTAGACGACTTACCAAAAACTATATCATCAATGCAAATTGGAACTGATCGCATTCGTTCCATAGTTTTATCATTACGTAATTTTTCCCGTTTAGATGAGGCGGAAAATAAGCCTGTTGACCTACATGAAGGTATCGAAAATACTTTATTAATTTTGCAACATCGGCTAAAAGCAAATGCCAATCTTCGGAGTATTGAAATAATTAAAGATTATGGTAGTTTGCCCCGCATAGAATGTTTTGCTGGTCAGATGAATCAGGTATTTATGAATATTCTCAGCAATGCCATTGATGCCTTAGAGGAAACCAGAATTATGATCAAGGGCGGAAATCCTCTTCCTAAACCTACAATTTGGATTTCTACTCAAATTACCACAGACCAATCCCGTCTGCTAATTCGCTTTGCTGACAACGGTCTAGGAATGACTGAAAAAGTCAAGAAGCGCATTTTTGACCCCTTTTTCACTACCAAGTCAGTTGGTAAAGGTACAGGACTGGGGCTAGCAATTAGCTATCAAATTGTGGTAGAGAAGCATGGTGGATCAATGGAGTGTATCTCAGAAATAGGCAAAGGTACAGAATTTTGGGTTGAAATCCCGATTAAACGCTTCAGTTACATCAATAGCTAA
- a CDS encoding NIL domain-containing protein: MKKRVTLTFPKRAIQMPVTYLLAKEFNVAANIIRAQVAPNQIGKLVVELSGDIDRLDEAIEWMRSRHINVSHNLGEIVIDEDVCVHCGLCTGVCPTEALTLHPETSKLTFTRSRCIVCEQCIPTCPVQAISTNL; the protein is encoded by the coding sequence GTGAAAAAACGAGTTACCCTCACCTTTCCCAAACGCGCTATTCAAATGCCTGTTACTTACCTACTGGCAAAGGAATTTAATGTCGCCGCCAATATTATCCGCGCTCAAGTTGCACCAAACCAAATTGGTAAACTGGTGGTGGAATTATCAGGAGATATTGATCGCTTAGATGAAGCTATTGAGTGGATGCGATCGCGTCATATCAATGTTTCTCATAACTTAGGTGAAATTGTCATTGATGAAGATGTCTGTGTCCATTGTGGTTTGTGTACTGGGGTTTGCCCCACGGAAGCCCTGACTTTGCACCCTGAAACATCGAAGTTGACTTTCACGCGATCGCGCTGTATCGTCTGTGAACAATGTATTCCTACTTGTCCGGTACAAGCAATTTCCACGAATTTGTAA
- a CDS encoding thioredoxin family protein — protein sequence MTTETPMNATPKPETTSGTRVRNFLIAIVAIALSVALVLGLRTETTSASLANLDQTSTPLEVAISNGKPSIVEFYANWCTVCQKMAPDMAELEQEYADKVNFVMLNVDNSKWLPEMLKYRVDGIPHFVFLAKDGETIAQTIGDQPHTVMASNLDALVAGSSLPYAKTNGQVSQFRAPVTPANNQDDPRSHGSQVVD from the coding sequence ATGACTACAGAAACCCCTATGAATGCTACCCCTAAGCCGGAAACCACATCTGGGACGAGGGTGAGAAATTTCTTAATTGCCATAGTGGCGATCGCACTCAGCGTTGCCTTAGTCTTAGGATTGAGAACCGAAACAACATCGGCTTCTTTAGCCAACTTAGATCAAACATCCACCCCTCTAGAAGTAGCAATTAGCAACGGTAAACCCTCAATAGTCGAATTTTACGCCAATTGGTGTACTGTCTGCCAAAAAATGGCTCCTGATATGGCCGAACTCGAACAGGAGTATGCGGACAAAGTGAACTTTGTCATGTTGAACGTAGACAACAGCAAATGGCTACCGGAGATGCTGAAATATCGAGTAGATGGCATTCCCCACTTTGTATTTTTAGCTAAAGATGGCGAAACCATCGCCCAAACCATTGGCGACCAACCTCATACGGTCATGGCCAGTAACTTAGACGCGTTGGTGGCTGGTTCCTCCTTACCCTATGCTAAAACTAACGGACAAGTTTCCCAATTTCGCGCCCCTGTTACACCCGCCAACAATCAAGACGATCCTCGCAGTCATGGAAGCCAGGTGGTTGATTAA
- the hisD gene encoding histidinol dehydrogenase, which produces MQLLKTTDKDFSVKFKALVSDRREATVDVSGTVKDILADVKVRGDAAVKEYTSRFDHYSPPSLHLSADFIAERAEQCPPDVKDALELAAERIGFFHQKQLPQDIGYTDTAGVKLGLNWVALSQVGIYVPGGRASYPSSVLMNALPAKIAGVERIVMAVPMPRGEINPAVLAAAQIAGVKEIYSIGGAQAIAALAYGTESLTPVDKIVGPGNAYVAEAKRQVFGTVGIDSVAGPSEILVVADDKNNPEWIAWDLLSQAEHDPSAQSILITDSASFAEKAIAAIEQILVNLPTKEVASASWKQHGAVILVEDLAASIPLLNQLAPEHVELCVDYPQELASQIKSAGSIFLGRYTPEAIGDYLGGPNHVLPTARSARFASGLSVYDFLKRITYLECNQQALQRIGQAAVTLAAAEGLPAHGGSVSVRLQ; this is translated from the coding sequence ATGCAGCTACTTAAAACAACCGACAAAGATTTTTCTGTAAAATTCAAAGCCTTGGTGAGCGATCGCCGGGAAGCTACGGTTGATGTTAGTGGTACAGTTAAAGATATTCTCGCTGATGTGAAAGTGCGTGGTGATGCCGCAGTTAAGGAATATACTAGCCGTTTTGATCATTACAGTCCCCCATCTCTGCATCTGAGCGCCGATTTTATTGCGGAACGCGCAGAACAATGTCCGCCAGATGTCAAGGATGCGCTGGAATTAGCTGCGGAAAGAATTGGGTTTTTTCATCAAAAGCAACTACCCCAAGATATTGGCTATACAGACACAGCTGGGGTGAAGCTGGGATTAAATTGGGTGGCGTTATCTCAGGTGGGGATTTATGTCCCTGGAGGACGCGCCAGTTATCCGAGTTCTGTACTGATGAACGCTTTACCTGCCAAAATTGCGGGTGTGGAAAGAATTGTCATGGCAGTACCTATGCCTCGTGGTGAAATTAATCCTGCGGTACTTGCAGCAGCCCAAATTGCTGGGGTGAAAGAAATTTATAGTATAGGAGGGGCGCAGGCGATCGCCGCTTTAGCTTATGGTACAGAAAGCTTGACCCCTGTAGATAAAATTGTTGGCCCTGGTAACGCCTATGTAGCCGAAGCCAAACGTCAGGTATTTGGGACTGTAGGTATTGACAGCGTAGCCGGGCCTTCCGAAATTCTGGTAGTAGCCGACGACAAAAATAACCCAGAGTGGATAGCCTGGGATTTACTCTCCCAAGCCGAACATGACCCCAGCGCCCAATCGATTTTAATTACTGATTCTGCCAGTTTTGCAGAAAAAGCGATCGCAGCTATTGAGCAAATCCTCGTAAATCTCCCCACCAAAGAAGTAGCTAGTGCTAGTTGGAAACAACATGGCGCAGTAATTCTGGTGGAAGATTTAGCCGCCAGCATTCCACTGCTCAATCAGTTAGCTCCCGAACACGTAGAATTATGCGTAGACTATCCCCAAGAGCTTGCTAGTCAAATTAAATCTGCTGGGAGTATATTTCTCGGACGTTATACCCCAGAAGCCATTGGCGATTATTTAGGAGGGCCAAATCATGTCCTACCTACTGCCCGTTCTGCCCGTTTTGCCTCTGGCTTGAGTGTTTACGATTTCCTCAAGCGAATTACCTATTTAGAATGTAATCAACAAGCACTGCAAAGAATTGGTCAAGCTGCGGTAACTCTCGCAGCTGCGGAAGGTTTACCAGCTCATGGCGGTAGCGTTTCTGTGCGCCTTCAGTAG
- a CDS encoding aspartyl protease family protein: MSNVEQFTFINADTTLGEAGFRPYMPIALVKQESSITISALLDTGATVNVLPYTVGLDLGYVWERQTATLNLTGNLAQYEARVVVVQAIIGKFESVQLVFAWTKAVQVPLILGQVNFFMEFDVCFYRSQLYFAVSPKKTVSE; the protein is encoded by the coding sequence ATGTCTAATGTCGAACAATTTACCTTCATCAATGCTGATACAACTTTGGGCGAGGCTGGTTTTCGCCCGTATATGCCCATAGCACTTGTGAAACAAGAATCTTCAATCACAATATCAGCGTTGTTAGATACAGGTGCGACAGTAAATGTACTACCTTATACAGTAGGTCTTGATTTGGGGTATGTTTGGGAACGTCAGACAGCAACTTTGAATTTAACTGGTAACTTGGCTCAGTATGAGGCTCGCGTTGTAGTTGTTCAAGCCATAATTGGTAAGTTTGAATCGGTGCAACTTGTATTTGCTTGGACAAAAGCTGTGCAAGTTCCCCTCATTTTAGGGCAAGTTAATTTTTTCATGGAGTTTGACGTTTGTTTTTATCGCTCACAACTATATTTTGCAGTAAGTCCTAAGAAGACAGTCTCAGAATAG